A genomic segment from uncultured Methanobrevibacter sp. encodes:
- a CDS encoding molybdopterin-binding protein, which translates to MEISARNGIKGTVESVKLGAVMASIKIKVEDPALITAAITRESAEELELAIGDEVKAIIKSTEVMVAK; encoded by the coding sequence ATGGAAATTAGTGCAAGAAACGGTATTAAAGGAACTGTTGAAAGTGTAAAATTAGGTGCTGTAATGGCAAGCATTAAAATTAAAGTAGAAGATCCAGCTTTAATCACTGCAGCAATTACCAGAGAATCTGCAGAAGAATTAGAATTAGCTATTGGTGATGAAGTAAAAGCTATTATTAAATCTACCGAAGTAATGGTAGCTAAATAG
- a CDS encoding molybdopterin-binding protein: MEISARNGLTGKVEDVKLGEVMASIKIEITEPGVITAVITRESAEELDLKEGDEVKAIIKSTEVMVAK; this comes from the coding sequence ATGGAAATTAGTGCAAGAAACGGATTAACCGGAAAAGTCGAAGATGTAAAATTAGGTGAAGTTATGGCAAGTATCAAAATTGAAATAACCGAACCTGGTGTCATCACTGCAGTTATTACCAGAGAATCTGCAGAAGAATTAGATTTAAAAGAAGGAGACGAAGTAAAAGCTATTATTAAATCTACCGAAGTAATGGTAGCTAAATAA